A single window of Flavobacterium sp. 140616W15 DNA harbors:
- a CDS encoding HD domain-containing protein — MNLLEQSEDFVYNLLKDKLSILYSYHNFCHTTSVVNAVKELCANENIESDDEEKLLIAAWFHDTGYIKGYENHEIESVRIVTEFLSDKNKSPDYIENISKLIAATAKFHEPLTHLEKIIKDADYIHLTTREYATSCELLRTEWENTEHKIFSNEEWATVNLNFLENIHRFYTDYAKEKWQPLKEKNLKRIHKKMEKQESKNTNEFGEVTKKKKDKIEKPDRGIDTLFRVTLGNHTRLSGIADSKANILLSVNAIIISIALSTIIPKLDSPKNAHLIIPTFIMLISSVITIVFAILSTRPKVTTGVFTREDIEAKK, encoded by the coding sequence ATGAACCTATTAGAGCAGTCCGAAGATTTTGTTTATAACTTACTCAAAGATAAACTTTCTATTCTATATTCGTACCATAATTTTTGCCACACCACGAGTGTTGTAAATGCCGTTAAAGAGTTGTGTGCTAATGAAAATATTGAGAGTGACGACGAAGAAAAACTTTTGATTGCTGCATGGTTTCATGATACAGGGTATATAAAAGGTTATGAAAATCATGAGATAGAAAGTGTGCGAATTGTTACCGAATTTTTAAGTGATAAGAATAAGTCTCCTGATTATATAGAAAATATTTCTAAATTAATTGCAGCTACAGCAAAATTTCATGAGCCTCTGACGCATTTAGAAAAAATAATAAAAGATGCTGATTATATTCATCTTACAACTAGAGAATATGCTACCAGTTGTGAACTTTTAAGAACGGAATGGGAGAATACGGAGCATAAAATATTTTCGAATGAAGAGTGGGCGACAGTAAATTTAAATTTTTTAGAAAACATACATCGATTTTATACCGATTATGCTAAAGAAAAATGGCAGCCTTTAAAAGAAAAAAACTTAAAACGGATTCATAAAAAAATGGAGAAGCAAGAATCAAAAAACACCAACGAATTTGGTGAAGTTACCAAGAAAAAGAAAGATAAGATAGAAAAACCAGATCGAGGGATTGATACTCTTTTTAGAGTAACATTAGGAAATCATACGCGATTAAGTGGAATTGCTGATAGTAAAGCTAATATCTTGTTGTCTGTAAATGCGATAATTATTTCTATAGCACTTTCCACAATTATCCCAAAATTAGATAGTCCTAAGAACGCGCATTTAATTATTCCTACTTTTATAATGTTGATTTCTAGTGTTATTACTATTGTTTTTGCTATACTTTCGACTAGACCAAAAGTTACCACTGGAGTGTTTACACGCGAAGATATTGAAGCAAAAAAATAA
- a CDS encoding SdiA-regulated domain-containing protein → MKNYIALIVAFILLACQQDSSVLKTLYPLPKKLKEVSGITYFPETGMLWALEDSGNANKIYGLNAQGEIAKTITIANATNIDWEDITKDKAGNLYIGDFGNNDNIRKDLCIYRIDKSALGKENAVSSYKISFAYPEQKDFPPKKTQMFYDVEGFFEFKNNFYLFTKNRSKNFDGTASIYKIPNAAGTQKATLIGTFKTCSNYNHCAITSATISPDMKKVVVLCHDKLVLFQGFKGDNFHKGTQTEIDLDHFSQKEAVAFKDNKTLLIADEKTKKVGGKVYEFTFKK, encoded by the coding sequence TACCTAAAAAACTTAAAGAAGTTTCTGGAATTACTTATTTCCCCGAAACGGGTATGCTTTGGGCATTAGAAGATAGTGGTAATGCTAATAAAATCTATGGGTTAAATGCTCAAGGCGAAATTGCTAAAACAATTACAATTGCAAATGCTACGAATATCGATTGGGAAGATATTACTAAGGATAAAGCAGGTAATTTATACATTGGCGATTTCGGAAACAATGATAATATCCGTAAAGATTTATGTATTTATAGAATTGATAAATCGGCTTTAGGGAAAGAAAATGCAGTTTCAAGCTATAAAATTTCATTTGCATATCCTGAACAAAAAGATTTCCCTCCTAAGAAAACACAAATGTTTTATGATGTTGAGGGATTCTTTGAGTTTAAAAATAATTTCTATTTATTTACAAAAAACAGAAGCAAGAATTTTGATGGTACGGCATCTATTTATAAAATACCAAATGCTGCAGGAACACAAAAAGCTACTTTAATAGGAACTTTTAAAACATGTAGTAATTACAATCATTGTGCAATTACTAGTGCTACAATTAGCCCAGATATGAAAAAAGTGGTTGTTTTATGTCACGATAAATTAGTCCTTTTTCAAGGATTTAAAGGAGATAATTTCCATAAAGGAACACAAACGGAGATTGATTTAGACCATTTTTCTCAAAAAGAAGCTGTTGCTTTTAAAGATAATAAGACATTGTTAATAGCCGATGAAAAGACAAAAAAAGTTGGAGGTAAGGTATATGAATTTACTTTTAAAAAATAA
- a CDS encoding metallophosphoesterase — translation MKLFSDNHFTNKINTYLIGILSFFLTQSCATHHAQFGKDVENPISQNALDTTKIAHTLYLVGDAGNADEEQAQQTLELLHKRLQSSDKNSTLLFLGDNIYPYGFPNPKDIDATALAEKKLTNQLELTKGFNGKTIFIPGNHDWYSGIEGIERQSKFVTTYLNNKKAFLPQKSCAIEQLKINKQTTLIVIDSQWFLEDWDDNPTMNDNCDIKTREAFFEELESILNKNREKTVLIAVHHPLMSNGTHGGQFSLEKQLFPLEQKIPLPVIGSVINLLRKTSGVSPQDIQNKVYTQFVKRVKTLLQSQDNVIVISGHDHNLQYINKDNIKQIISGAGSKSEAAKAVYPNDFSYGGNGYASLTLYKNGDARLAFYSNENKKEKLLFDQNIITVKDTVYHENLPAKFNAITKASIYSSEMTKKSIFHNFLFGKHYRKYYSMPIEAKTVSLDTLFGGITPKREGGGHQSKSLRIVDKDGKEYVMRALKKSASRFLQSVAFKDQFVQDQFDNTYAENFLLDFYTTSHPYTPFAVGNLADKIGLSHTNPVLYYIPKQEILKGYNYNFGDELYMVEERPSSSQISLKTFGKPLNIISTDDVMKNLHKDEKYTIDEKEYIKARLFDMLIGDWDRHSDQWRWGEYNEGNKIIYKPIPRDRDQAFTKYDGALLSLLMQMPALRHMQSFKDDIRNVKWFNREPYPQDIAFLKTAHENDWIEQAKFIQENLTDADIDASFNNLPKEVQDETIKDIKRKLKLRKKELQKYATEYYRVLQKTVLIVGTDKKDKFIITHKAKNKLDVEVYRIKKNGEELIYTKNFTAGKTKNLWVYGLDDDDVFEVKGDFNSRISIRLIGGQNNDTYMVSNGKRVKIYDFKSKNNTYDIDSKTKTALTDDYQTNLYDYEKPKYNAFSGLPNGGYNPDDGAKLGIVANYTVNKFNQNPYTQKHILKANYFFATNGYELIYDGHFPKVLGKWDFDVQSILTSPNFTINYFGYGNETVNNDEDLGMNYNRVRMRAIRVTPSIKKVGKYGSELNFATSFEKIRIEETSGRFINTPGVANPDVFKSQQYAGATVKYSYENYDLPSFPSMGFGFSVAGNWKINLDDNKQNFPSLESKINFNHKIDSNGKFVFATIIKSKILFNNNFDFFQGATLGGDYDLRGYRNQRFLGNQSFYQSSDVRWSLGKIRKSILPMSYGILGGFDYGRVWATGENSNKWHQSVGGGLWLNGLDVITARLTYFKSVDEEARIAFGIGFGF, via the coding sequence ATGAAATTGTTTTCGGATAATCATTTTACAAATAAGATTAACACATATTTAATTGGAATTTTAAGCTTCTTTTTGACTCAATCTTGTGCAACACATCATGCTCAGTTTGGGAAAGACGTAGAAAATCCTATTTCACAAAACGCATTAGATACTACAAAAATTGCCCATACTTTATATTTAGTTGGAGACGCAGGAAATGCCGACGAAGAACAAGCACAACAAACTCTTGAACTTTTGCACAAAAGGTTACAAAGTTCAGATAAAAACTCGACACTTTTATTTTTAGGAGATAACATTTACCCTTACGGATTTCCTAATCCAAAAGACATAGATGCTACTGCTCTTGCAGAAAAAAAACTAACAAATCAGTTAGAATTAACTAAAGGTTTCAACGGTAAAACAATTTTTATCCCGGGTAATCATGACTGGTATAGCGGAATTGAAGGAATCGAACGTCAATCAAAATTTGTAACGACATACTTAAATAATAAAAAAGCATTCTTACCACAAAAAAGCTGTGCCATCGAACAGTTAAAAATAAACAAACAAACTACTTTAATAGTTATAGACAGTCAGTGGTTTCTAGAAGACTGGGACGACAATCCTACAATGAATGATAATTGCGATATTAAAACCCGTGAAGCATTCTTTGAAGAATTAGAAAGTATTTTAAATAAGAATAGAGAAAAAACTGTTCTTATAGCTGTCCACCATCCTTTAATGAGTAATGGTACACATGGAGGTCAATTTTCCTTAGAAAAGCAATTATTCCCTTTAGAGCAAAAAATTCCACTACCTGTTATTGGTTCAGTAATAAATTTACTTCGTAAAACTTCTGGAGTAAGCCCACAAGACATACAAAACAAAGTCTACACACAGTTTGTAAAAAGAGTAAAAACCCTTTTACAAAGCCAAGATAATGTTATTGTTATTTCTGGTCATGATCATAATTTACAATACATCAACAAGGATAATATAAAACAAATTATAAGTGGTGCTGGTTCAAAATCTGAAGCAGCAAAGGCAGTATATCCAAATGATTTTTCATATGGTGGCAATGGATATGCTTCATTAACTCTTTATAAAAACGGAGATGCCAGACTTGCTTTTTACAGTAATGAAAACAAAAAAGAAAAACTGTTATTTGATCAAAATATTATCACAGTAAAAGACACTGTATATCATGAAAACTTACCAGCCAAGTTTAATGCAATAACAAAGGCATCTATCTACTCAAGTGAAATGACTAAGAAAAGCATTTTCCATAATTTTTTATTCGGTAAACATTACAGAAAATATTACAGCATGCCTATTGAAGCCAAAACAGTTTCTTTAGACACTCTTTTTGGCGGTATTACACCAAAAAGAGAAGGCGGAGGACATCAATCAAAATCATTACGAATTGTAGATAAAGACGGTAAAGAATATGTGATGCGTGCTTTGAAAAAAAGTGCTTCACGATTTCTTCAATCTGTAGCTTTTAAGGATCAATTTGTACAAGATCAATTTGATAATACCTATGCCGAGAACTTTTTACTAGACTTCTATACAACTTCTCACCCTTACACACCATTTGCTGTCGGCAATTTAGCAGACAAAATCGGACTATCTCACACTAACCCTGTCTTATATTATATTCCTAAACAAGAAATCCTTAAAGGATATAATTATAATTTCGGAGATGAATTATATATGGTAGAAGAACGTCCATCTAGCAGTCAAATAAGTTTAAAAACTTTTGGAAAACCGCTGAATATAATCAGTACTGATGATGTGATGAAAAATCTCCATAAAGATGAAAAATATACCATTGACGAAAAAGAATACATAAAAGCCCGATTATTTGACATGCTTATTGGTGATTGGGACAGACACAGTGACCAATGGCGTTGGGGTGAATACAACGAAGGAAATAAAATTATTTACAAACCAATTCCTAGAGATAGAGATCAAGCTTTTACAAAATACGATGGCGCATTACTTTCTCTTTTAATGCAAATGCCAGCTCTTCGTCATATGCAATCCTTTAAAGATGATATTAGAAACGTAAAATGGTTTAATCGTGAACCTTATCCTCAAGATATTGCTTTCTTAAAAACTGCTCATGAAAATGATTGGATAGAACAAGCCAAATTTATACAAGAAAATCTAACCGATGCTGATATAGATGCTTCTTTTAATAATTTACCAAAAGAAGTGCAAGATGAAACTATCAAGGATATTAAACGTAAACTAAAACTAAGAAAAAAGGAGTTGCAAAAATATGCTACCGAATATTATAGAGTACTACAAAAAACAGTTTTAATAGTTGGAACTGATAAAAAAGATAAATTTATAATTACACATAAAGCAAAAAACAAACTTGATGTAGAAGTATATCGCATTAAGAAAAATGGTGAAGAATTAATTTACACGAAAAATTTCACAGCTGGCAAAACCAAAAATCTTTGGGTTTATGGATTAGATGACGATGATGTTTTTGAAGTAAAAGGAGACTTTAATTCTCGAATAAGTATTCGCTTGATAGGTGGTCAAAACAATGACACCTATATGGTTTCCAACGGAAAAAGAGTGAAAATTTATGATTTCAAATCAAAAAATAACACTTACGATATAGATTCTAAAACCAAAACAGCACTTACTGATGATTACCAAACGAATCTATACGACTATGAAAAACCAAAATATAACGCTTTCTCAGGCCTCCCAAATGGTGGTTATAATCCTGACGATGGTGCAAAATTAGGTATCGTTGCTAATTATACAGTAAACAAATTCAATCAAAATCCGTATACACAAAAACACATTTTAAAAGCCAATTACTTTTTTGCAACCAATGGATATGAACTTATTTACGACGGACATTTCCCTAAAGTGTTAGGTAAATGGGATTTTGATGTGCAATCAATTTTAACCAGCCCAAATTTTACGATAAATTATTTTGGTTATGGTAATGAGACTGTAAACAATGATGAAGATTTAGGCATGAATTATAACCGTGTGCGTATGCGTGCTATAAGAGTAACTCCATCTATTAAGAAAGTAGGTAAATATGGAAGTGAGCTTAATTTTGCCACATCTTTTGAAAAAATTAGAATCGAAGAAACCTCAGGCAGATTCATAAATACGCCAGGAGTAGCTAATCCTGATGTATTTAAAAGTCAGCAATACGCTGGAGCAACAGTAAAATACAGTTATGAGAACTACGATTTACCATCATTCCCATCTATGGGATTTGGATTTTCAGTAGCTGGAAACTGGAAAATCAATCTGGATGACAACAAGCAAAATTTCCCATCATTAGAAAGCAAAATTAATTTCAATCACAAAATTGATTCAAATGGTAAGTTTGTTTTTGCAACTATAATCAAATCAAAAATACTCTTTAATAATAATTTCGATTTTTTCCAAGGAGCAACTTTGGGTGGTGATTATGATTTAAGGGGGTATAGAAATCAACGTTTCTTAGGAAACCAATCTTTTTATCAAAGTAGCGATGTTCGATGGAGTTTAGGAAAAATAAGAAAAAGTATCTTACCAATGTCTTACGGGATTCTTGGAGGATTTGATTATGGCCGCGTTTGGGCAACAGGAGAAAACTCAAACAAATGGCACCAATCCGTAGGCGGAGGTTTATGGCTCAACGGATTGGATGTAATCACTGCTAGACTAACTTATTTCAAAAGCGTTGACGAAGAAGCGAGAATTGCGTTTGGTATAGGATTTGGTTTTTAA
- a CDS encoding Pycsar system effector family protein has protein sequence MPLHEYEWAMNEMMKDKDYLYGTMIKDLYFLGIVLERKYRLLRVAYNLFMIGIIITVLAFIIAFRSL, from the coding sequence ATGCCTTTACACGAGTATGAGTGGGCAATGAATGAAATGATGAAAGACAAAGATTACTTATATGGTACTATGATTAAAGATTTATATTTTTTAGGGATTGTACTCGAAAGAAAATATCGCTTGTTAAGGGTTGCTTACAATCTTTTTATGATTGGTATCATCATAACAGTACTGGCATTTATAATAGCATTTAGAAGTCTTTAA